GGAAGTGAGGGGAGTAAGGGGAGTTAGGGGAGCGAATTCCCTTCCTCCCCTTTCTCCCGTTACTCCCGTTACTCCCCTTTCTCCCCTACCTTACGTCAATGAAACTTGGCGTAATCTCCCTCGGCTGCGACAAGGCGACGGTCGACTCCGAAGCGCTCATCGCCCGCTTCGTGGGGCACGGCGCCGAGGTCACGGCGTCGCTCGGCGACGCCGACGTCATCCTGGTCAACACCTGCGGCTTCATCGACGCGGCCAAGCAGGAATCCATCGACGCCATGCTGGCCGCGGCCCGCATGAAAGTGGAAGGACGCTGCCGCGCCGTGGTCGCGGTGGGTTGCCTGGTGGCGCGCTACCAGGACGAGCTGAAGAAGGAGATCCCCGAGGTCGATTACTTCTGCGGCTTCAAGGACCTGCCGGGACTGATCCCCCAGCTTCACGCCGACGGCCTTCTCGACGACCCGGTCGCGATGCACCCGGGGATGCGGTTCTTCTTCGGCACCAAACCCCACGTGCGCTACCTCAAGATCAGCGAAGGGTGCGACCACACCTGCGCCTTCTGCGCGATCCCGCTCATGCGCGGGAAGCACCGCTCGCGCCCGATGGAAGAGCTGGTGCGCGAGGCGCGGGAGCTGGAGGCCCAGGGCGCGCGCGAGATAAACCTGGTGGCGCAGGACCTCGGCCACTACGGGCGCGACGTCCCCGGCGGCCCGCGACTCCCGGACCTCATCCGCGCCCTGCTTCGTGAGACGGGCGTGCCCTGGTTCCGGTGCCTGTACGTCTACTCGATGGGGATAACGCCGGAGCTGGTGGACCTCTTGGCGCGGGAACCGAGGCTGGTGCCGTACCTCGACATGCCGATCCAGCACGCCAGCGACCGGATGCTGAAGCTGATGCGGCGTCCCGAGCGGCAGCAGACGATCCGCACCAAGGTGGCATGGTTGCGCGACGCGATCCCCGACATGACTATCCGCACCACAGCGCTGGTGGGGTTCCCGACCGAGTCGGACGCCGAGTTCCGCGAGCTGCTGGAGTTCGTGGACGAGATTCAGTTCGACCGGCTCGGCGCGTTCGCCTACTCGCCGCAGGAGGGGACGCGCGCGGCGCTGCTCGCGGACGACGTGCCGGACCCGGTGAAGCGCGATCGGCTCGAGCAGGTGCTGGAGCTGCAGCGCGCGGTCTCCGCCGACCGGCTGGGCCGGATGGTGGGCCGCGAGACGGACGTGCTGGTGGATGAGCCCGCGGCGCTGGGTGATCCCGGCGACCTCGTCGGGCGTTCGCCGTTCCAGGCGGACGACGTGGACGGCTGCACCTACCTCCGGAGCCCGAGCGACACGGCGCCCGGGAGCTTCGTGCGGGCCCGGGTCGTGGAGACGCTCGATTACGACGTGATCGCCGAGCCGGCGGCGTGAGGCGCGCGGC
This portion of the Gemmatimonadales bacterium genome encodes:
- the rimO gene encoding 30S ribosomal protein S12 methylthiotransferase RimO → MKLGVISLGCDKATVDSEALIARFVGHGAEVTASLGDADVILVNTCGFIDAAKQESIDAMLAAARMKVEGRCRAVVAVGCLVARYQDELKKEIPEVDYFCGFKDLPGLIPQLHADGLLDDPVAMHPGMRFFFGTKPHVRYLKISEGCDHTCAFCAIPLMRGKHRSRPMEELVREARELEAQGAREINLVAQDLGHYGRDVPGGPRLPDLIRALLRETGVPWFRCLYVYSMGITPELVDLLAREPRLVPYLDMPIQHASDRMLKLMRRPERQQTIRTKVAWLRDAIPDMTIRTTALVGFPTESDAEFRELLEFVDEIQFDRLGAFAYSPQEGTRAALLADDVPDPVKRDRLEQVLELQRAVSADRLGRMVGRETDVLVDEPAALGDPGDLVGRSPFQADDVDGCTYLRSPSDTAPGSFVRARVVETLDYDVIAEPAA